Within Seriola aureovittata isolate HTS-2021-v1 ecotype China chromosome 12, ASM2101889v1, whole genome shotgun sequence, the genomic segment ataagtatcaaaagtaaaagtagtctTTAGGTGGCAAAATGTTAGATTGGATTAGTGTAAAAATACTTGATATTAAGGACTGTATGAAGGGATGCTGATTTCCACACTTGGGGGGATGTTGCCAGGTTGAGGGCGTGCCAACACAGATTATCACCGTGGTTCAACAGTGACCGCACAGGGAAAGGAGGGATTTAGAGAGAAGAGTTCATCTACTGCAGCTTCTTTTCTATGACCAGTTTTTACTagttaatgttttcttttttactttggtGTCATCTGGTGGTAGGATGGTGAATgacactgtaaaataataagGCAGAGACATTATCATACCATATCAGTATATCCAGAAGGCTGTAATGCAGTAGCTGTGTCCACAGGGAATAGTGACCTGATCCTTCAGTAGAGCCAGACAGACGGAACAAGAGATGATTTCCTGGTTCAGCTGAACTCCTTTCTGTGCCATTTTACCTCTCTGTAGCATTGACTGTGATAGTTTCTCTTTCTTAGATCTGAAACTGCTTTCAGCTCTGCATCtaaacattttacagtgaatGCGGCCTGTCAATTCTTGCACTTTACCAGCCATCTTCAAACTGTAGATCTGAAGGGGACGGCTATACATCTTACATTATTAATGTATCCAAGGTAAAAGGGAATCTCTAAAGCACCAGTTGCCAACCTTTTCCAACCCATAGCCCACTTGAAAATGTTGGCAGCTCGGGGCGTCAagtagctcagttggatgagcatccgccccatatgtagaggctacagtcctcgctgcagtcattccccctctctctgcctccccatttcctgtctctctctactgcaccatcaataaaggcacaaaaagccagagaaaaaaagaaaagaaaatgttggcAGCTGACATCCAACATTTTTAATAACAACTtaatttatatagcacttttcaaaacagagtTATAAAGTGTtgtacatacataaaaacaaaataaagcaataaatgACATGGAGAAGAGAGGCAAAGTGTCAATTAGCAAGGCAAGTATAACAAGGAGAATTAAAAACACGTATTTTGAAACAATAAATCAAGTCTTCACTCTAAAACTGAGTAATTGTGGAGACTTTAGGGGTTTTGTCCCCAAAAGGAGGCAAGTCCCCTTAATGTGCCTGTCCCCACAACATACATGTTCACAACAGCTGCgttcacaaacacagtgaggtcaaataaacacaactaCAGTCTGTGTAACAGACTGTGTTTCAACTTataatgtagtggagtagaagtataaagttgCATTGACttaaatttaataaatgaagaaactcaaactcactgaggtcaaataaacacaactaCAGTCTGTGTTACAACATTTTATTGACGCTCTTGAGTTTAATTacataaaagtacattttgttaaTAATGCATTTTGGTTCCGACCCACCGACATCTTTCCGAAGCAGGTTCCAAGGTTCAAATTTGTCACTTTTAGGCAACTGCATGGAAGCCGCCTTGATACAACTGGAAggtcaatgaaaaaaaaagaaccatttcatcagttttatacatttttaaaaaggtcttTATTAAGTGAAGCCTGAACCTGCCTCAGCTGTTATTCAGAAGTTGTCTGTGTCTAATACGGTTATTACATGTGAGCTAAAAATGAAGTGCAGCCACTACAAAGTCCTCTCAGGCACTGATAAACAAATACTTCTATTTTCATCTTTACACTTATGCTAGTACAAGGCATTACATGATTAATTCAAGAGGATACATTAAACATTGCTGCGTGTctttattataaaaacaatgtcTTTTCATGTACAAGGCATGTTAAAGAAACTCTCCCGTCATTCTTCTCCTTACTTCAGTGAATCCACAAGTGATGCTTGACACAGCTATGTAGGTGTATCTTTAAATAATGGTTAAGGTGCAAATGGAAATGCGCCATTTTACTTTCAGTGccctaaaaatacattttcctttgttttgaGTGTGATCCTGGATGATCCAATGACATTAGGAGCAGAGGTCTTCGTGGGTTCACTTGGGTCCTGGTAGCCGAGCCTTAACAGGGACTCGAGTCGGGCCAGATCACTATTGCATAGGGTCTAATCGGATTGGACAGAATCCTGTTCTATTGCTGCCGGTCTTGTCTCATGACCAAGCGGATTAACGCGGAATATCTCTCATCTTTGATCACATGGTGCGTCATCATCATGGGAGGAAACATGTTTCTAAAGGCAGAGGGAGAGTGTGAACCATAAAAAACATTTAGGATCGGGTCTAATTTGGACCTGGTCTGACTGTCTCAGGTCTGTTTGCAGTTTGGACTGTTTTTGGCCAGATGCTAACGGGGGATGTTGCAGATCATGATCAGTGCTTTAGCTACTGGGCCATGATAGGACCCAGGACCCTTGTTCTTACTCCACAGGTCTGTCTGTTAAGGCAGATAGATCATATCTCACATAACTTAAACTAAACCCCAGGAAATATGACTTAAGCTGGTCGAGTTCAAGGCATGAATCCCTCTCTTGTTGTTGGCTATCAAGGCTTTCAGGTCTGTTACCAGCCACAAGGCTTGGTGGCAGCTGAATCCCCCAAACCAGAGAGCGGAACATTTTACCAGTGCTACCTGTGCTGTGACAACACTTACAGTACAGCAGAGGATTTGATTTTAGTTCAgcaacagattttatttgttcatgGCTATAATAGACAGATCATATGTGACTCATGTGTGACTTGGCCATATTGTACTTTAATAATATTCCCCACAATACTCAATCAAAGTTTGGTTTTGACTAGTTTGAGGATGATGTGGATGCAAAGtaatttttctctttgtcctctgACGACTCACCAATCTacactgaaatgtgaaattcaGGAAGCACTGGAagtaaaatgtttatgtttaaatatatttctgtctCAATGATATTTGCATGCATAGTATTTTGACCTGCTGCatgttgtaataaaataaaCGTCCCTTGACTAAATAAgtgtttcatgaaaaaaaaaaaaaaaattacatataaaattgaaaaaggaaataatacaaaaataaatgtttcctaCTTTCTAATCTTCATTGTCAACTGTCCAACCAGTAGTATAGTGTTTTAAGCATTAAAGATGATTTGATTGCCTAGTGATTGTCATTCATCATTGGGGTTGATGTTTGTGGAATTCTGGGTAATGTAGTTAGATGAATCGATTCAGCATCAGAGTGAATGTTAGGTGTGTGAGGATTACAATCACAGCAAAAATTCAATTATTCtgggaaatgttgttttttttttttttctcacttagagtcagtttcagttttgaatACTTTGTCATCGGTCCAGACAGAATTTCAGAACATATTCATTGAAATCACATTATTTTAACCTTCTGTTAAGCATTAATAAGCAACATAAATGTTTTAGAACAAACTATAATTAAGCTGTAAGTagatataaggacattttaagtgTGTAAACATAACAAATGATCAATTCATGTAAGACAgtagtatttttttattatatttactaATTATTTATGATATCAATTACATACAGTGTATTAgtgaagtatttatttttaaatacatcttcttcactctccatgacaactgagcaaacccTATCTGCCACAAGGCCTCgagatgtggctgaaagctctgAAAGAATCTAAGCAAGGAGACCTTAAATTTTTATCCAAACTACTATTTCCAGGGTCAAGAGTGAATCTTCAAGCTCCACATGACTGCATGAGCTTTAAACCCTGTCTGAtgatgtgttaatgtgtataAGCCGTTAACAAACAGGCTGTGCTGTACTGGTTTTAATCACTCATTTACTGTTAATACAACAGATGCTCAGGGTAGttataaacacttaaaatgccCTTATTTGCTTATAGCTATGTTATAGTGTTATactgttataaaccatttattaactGTCTATAtgctgcttataaatgctaaattgaCATCACCaatcaaatatgtttaaaaagtcaaatgtgaCCACACCAATTGATTGAAACCAAGAGCAGGATCTTAGTCCTCAACCCATCAACAACCTTTAATGCCGGGGTCAGACCACACaatacttttgttttgtgaagttCACTGTATAACTAGGTGATAGTAGAATTATTTATTTGGCATAAACAACTACAGGTCGTAGCTCATCGTCGCTCTCACCTTCTGTGATGTACATAAAGTAGGTGATATTTTTCATCCTACAAGCCTTTCTGCAACAAAGAGATAAGAAAACTTATTAGAATCTATTAAACACATCTGCAGAATGGGAGGACTTGCACATTTTTCTAGTTCTAAAAACCTGCCCCACATctgtgaactgaccctttaccTGAACCAACCAAcatgttaaagctccatatagtctaaaggtagatgtgcctctgttgtttgattatagatcaggtctaggttctatattaatactgtgaaagtatcaaagcctcagtccacagagaaatgcacacagcctgtattcagaaactgagccttgaaaccagccgtcaggacttctggaactttgtgatgtcacaacaaagcagtcattgctctcagccacaccccaagTCCCGCCCACCtcgacccaccatccaaccttgcaggatttactTTCAGCCAGACAGAGGAGAAGttctgaacctctcttctgattggctcaccgacctgttgttactagaactacagagagaagcctgagagtgGAGATGTAAAagtacattgagatggtttttggttcttaaaacaacaaatatattgtCTTATggctcaacacttcaaataaaacacaggagaagaggaaaatattgagCTTTAATATAAGACTCTCCACCTGAGCAGTAGGCTAATCTGTAGTCTGTCGGTTCAGGCCTACAGCAGGCTGATATTGTGTAGTCTGATCTCGGCATTAGTTCGGGATGATTCTGATTAAAGCGACATCACCTTCACCTCTGTATTTCACATACTGATCAGTTTTGAAACAATGATGTTAGCGCTACAGGAAAAAGATAAATGGAAACGTTGTTTTTCCTCACAATTCCCCCAACAGTCCTCTGTGGCCAGAACACTCCCATCTCCTCCACATGTCCTCTGTaacctcttcttctcttctgtcgACCGGACTTTTCATCAATCAGTGATCAGTGGCGTCTGAGGAGTTTGGTGAAGAATCCAGTTGAGGCTGACTTGTCGCTCTTGGCCTGTTCCTCCTCTTTGGTCTGGACCTTTTCCTCTCCCAGCCCCAGCTCCCCTTCCAGTTGCTCCAGCTCCGACTGGTCCAGCAGCTCAAAGTCCTCAACCTCGCTGTCCGACTCCTCGGCCAGCTCCAGCAGCCTGGTGGAATCCCGGAGTCTTGACCGCTCCGGGTCGTTTCTCGGCGCCGTGAATCCCACCGCTGCTTCTATTCTTTCCTGGATGGCAGCTGTGACCGCGGCGGTGATGAAGTCTCCTGCCATCTGGTTCACCAATTCAAGTGCTCTGTCGGTGGTTTGGTCTTCGTGAGGAGGAGGTGCATGCTTGGATTTCATTGACTGCTGGGGCTGAGTTGGAGGCAGTGGAAGGCCGAGGCTGAGGTCGTCGTCGTCGTCCCCATTGGTCGTCCCACCGTTGTCAAGTGAAGGGAATTCTGGGAGGCCACCAGTGAATACTTCTTCTCTGTCGAGGTCTGTGAGGTTGAGGTAAAAAAGAGTAGCCAAGACATTAACAGGAAGCAAGCACAAAATGTTCACAGTGTGCAAGAAGATTTCTCTAAAGCCCTGCTCCTGGATTCCTCACATGATGAACCCtatcactttggtgatcctctgacatttttgtgaaatacCTCAACATTTACTCAATGACCTGGCACACAATTTGGTGCAAGTATTCATGGTAACAGGAGGATGAATCccaatgactttggtgattctctgacttttcatgtagCACCATCATTGGAGCAAACTTTCTATTCATCCAgtacttttgtttttgacaaaatCGCTGCAAAGCTAATGAGTTCACCATCAGCcttagctgtactttgtgttttgtgccatTTAGCAAggattagcatgctaacatgctaaactaagatggtgaacatgctGAACAACATACATGCAACACATAGGGAtcacattgtcactgtgagcgtGTTAGCACTCTGACATCAGCCTTTATCTCAAGTCACCACTGCAAAGCCTGCAGCTAGCATGTCTGCAGACTGTGAATCATGTTAATACATCAAACAAATACCAAAACTGCCTTTTTAAATGCATCAAATTAAGTAACATGTTCAAATCTgagtaaagtaaaacacaagaaaatgcaacaataacaataaataagattcatttctttaaaggtcccacatagtctaaaggtagatgtccacatgttgtttgattataaagcaggtctaggttctatattaatactgtgaaagtatcaaagcctcattccacagagaaatacacacagcctgtattcagagtATGAGCCTTAAgaccagccgtcaggacttctgtaactttgtgatgtcacaacaaagcagtccccCTCAGCCataccccaagccccgcccagcatccaaccttgcaggatttggtttctctttgcgtgtttatctgaaatctgctatattttcattggatcactcagaaaacagtcagctaatcaaaagaaaaaaattataaatgtatGGTAGATTCTCTTTGTATTCTTTACCAAAGAAACTACAGACTGTACATGTGTGACTAAAGAAGTAGCAACACACATTAAACTACAAAACCCCTCACAGCTGTTCAATCAGATGTCCCTATTGATTTGATAACCGTGTGTCCACCTGTGGGAccctgcagagcagagaaacgTACCCTCTGAGTTCTCAGTCTGAGGTGTGTGTCCCTCTGACAGGTTGAAAGTACCGTTGTCCGTCCACGTCACATCAGACACCTCTGTGTCCGATACAGACATTTCCTTACACACTGTGGAGTCCAGCTGTGGGcgggaaacacacagagatgtcAGATTTCTAACCTAGGGCAGGCAAAAAGGTTCTACAGTATCTTCTTGTGTGCAAGTTAGTGAACTGGCAAAGCTGAAcaatgtaagaaataaaaaatagcaaTAAAAGTGCACGCCAGATCCTTTTTCCAGACTGTGTTAATATGCccataaaaatgaccaaacacGAAGAGAAAGGggtttaaattattaaatttatCAATTAATACATCAATTAACAGGAATTCTCACTCTCTATTAATATTTTTCCATCTCATcttacattaatgtttttcatttaacatgtttttatgttgattttatgtcttttcatgtgaagcacttggtgcatgtaatttctttgttgtaaagcacttggtgctacatttcttgtatgaaaggtgctatacaaattttacaaagtttattattattatcattattatcactaTATAGAACTACACAATATTTGAataattacttttcttttctagGTGTGTGGCGTTGCAGCGTCTGCCTGTCGCTggtcttgtttattttttttagtgttcCAGGATTTTCCCAGGTTAATACAAAGAGCTTTTGGAAACAGCAGGttgacaaataaatgtttagCACACGGTCCACACCTACTGATGAAGGCTGCGAGATGTGGCTAAAAACTCAACAGATTCCCATTAAGTGGACCTTTGCTTTCTCGTCTCAAGCTGTCTAATCCAAAtcaagtctttatttttgaGACTTAAATCTGTCTCTGGTCTTAATCTACCTCCCTGCTAATATGATGACTCACTTCTCTGCATTTCATACACgttaattaaatgattaaataaaggaTCCAATCTTGAGACTTTTGAGGGAAGCACAAATGTAATGTGTAACCAGGTGTTTGGCATTCAGTTTGGCTCAGGTCTTGATGCCGTTGTGGATCATGTGAAGTGAATTTCAATTAGCTTTCGCTGGAGCCAGTCACTCAACAGAGACATAATTAGATTGAGAGGAGATTATCAGCCAACCTTGGGAAACATTGAGGAGAGGTCCGACTCGATGCCCTCCTTCTCGGTCTGAGCCTGCATGATTCTCTTCTCTGAGAATGAGGAAAACATGGACGAGACTGAGTTAGTTTTGGAGTCCAATAGTGATACACAAAGTAAAGGAGAAGCTCTAGGTGAattaaaaagaagtaaaaaagtaaaaatgtaggCGTGTGCACACTGTATATACATCTATATTCAGTGCACATTCCTACATCtgatatttcaaaataatgaataattcaaCGCTGCTCTAAACACTCTTTCGCACTTCTTTCTTGCAAGTTTCTCATTTGGAGTAAACTGAGGACAAACTGGGTCGTTAGCGTGAGCGTGAGCCACTAAAAGTGGTCATCAATAGTCAAGAGCGCCACCTGGGGAACACTCAACgtcatcaacagaaaaaaaaaccccacagtttcaaccacactgactgacagttcTTTATCAAGTTCATAACAGAAACAATGAGACCCTTTGCACTAACAATGcaaaagaagtaaaaacatgttgattaaTGTTTAATATATGTCGTATGTAACATTTACCATGGTTCTCTTTGATTTTCCGAAGAAGCTCCCCGATGCCAAAGTCCAGCTTCTGCAGAACTGGCTCCAGCCACAGACCAACCTCATGGGATGAAATCAGAGGCCACAGGAAGACGCCCAGCACTGCAGAGAGACGCCAAGggagaaaatgaattatttgttTACAGAAACATAATTAAGCTACCatccataaaaacacataacaaGGCCATTTTAACTTCATTTGCAGAAACGAGTTGGCTAACCATGTCGGGACACAGTGTGAGATAATAATCATCATATACACTTTTTAAATCCGTCTTCAAAATCCTCATTAGTTAAGATTATTAGATTAGATAGTCTTTATTGTCCCCAAGGGGCAATTTGGTTTGCAAGAGAGTTCAACAAAACCAATACGCatcaaaaaatttaataatacaataaattagCACATTAATCCATTTAACATACAGCATAATAAGTTACAGTAAGATGTGAAGCACTAAGAGTCCAGCAGCTTATTGCTTTGATGTATCTCTTCTCAGCTGATGACACCACAACGATGAAGCTAGACACAATTAACATGAGTATAAGGTTCTTCAGGTAATCAAGGTGACTCACCTAGAATATACGAGATAACAATCCCTGGAATGTAGCGTCCTAAGACAGCAAAGAAGGTGCACAAGCTGCAAACCAGCAGGCAAAACTAAAGAGAAAGAAACCAAGAACAAGGAGAATGACAGTAAAGATTTATACTGATGTAGTCATTTTCTACTCTCAGTTACAGTATACAGGGAGTGTGAGGAaaggttcaacattttggaaaataaactttgttgttttcactaAAACCACGAATTCTGACttcagcatttctttctttgtctatAGGTTTGCTATTTCCTGCTGCTTCTACTTcatatgctaagctaagctaatcacctccTGGCTTCAGTTCcataaataacacacagacatgagagttgtATTGATCTTATTAAGTCACACAAGCATTTTCCTGTAATAgagaactattcctttaagatcACATATCCCCCTGGTAATGGCAAATGTCATCATGCAGAACGACCAGTTACTTCATTGTCTGATAAGCTGATGCAGATGAGAAAATagtataaaactttattttaagattttcagaattgagaaaaaaatgatgtcaCTTTACAGAAATTAACATCAGATagttttcaaaaatgtcaacctgtaGCGTTGCATCATTTGACTTTTTCCATCTCTAATAATAAAGTGAATTTAGAGACTCATCAGCTGTCTCCACGGTTTTCTTATAAACtatcaaactgaaacaaaattcATCTGCTGCATGGATTAAATGATTTCCACTTTCAGAAACAGCCGTTTAGACTACTCCAGCTTCATAATTTCCTGAACCTGCTTCAGAGTGATAAAACCAGTTTGTATCTGAGTGGGCAAAATACCTCTAGAAATCCTGACAACCACATGCTTGTCCACTGTAACTCAGTGAACCATTGAGGTTAGTCTGGGGTCGTCGGCCGTCTCTGCCTCACCTTGCCTGGGTTCTGCTGTTTGAAAGCCGATGTCTCCTGGAGGAAAAGTCTGAGGGAGTCGCTGAGCTGGGGTCCAGTCCCAGACCGGCTTTCCTGGCCCGAGTCAATGATCTCCCAGCTACAGGGAAATTAAGAAAGAAGCCATGTTAGTCATCTTTAAGATAAGTCGCCTTGACAGTGTATAATGACACTGAAAGTCTCTAAAATGATGGAGGACAGGTGGATGGTTGGCCATACAAAGTGtctgacacaacacacattGGTTTTGTTTATTGATGAAGCTGTCATTTAGATCTGCATTAACTGagtttttttggccactttgaGGCAGCAGGAACAAGCTGTAAAGGCAACACTGGAACACTGACGTATTATCACCTTGTAAGTTGATGATCAATCTCCAAAAGAATTCATTCACACTTTGCTTTCTCTTTGTAGTCTCCTCCTGGACTCTGACATCATCTGACCTACAGCTGTTGGCACTTCCTGTGGCAACAGTGACTTGACTGACACAATATGCAGTGACtctgcattaaaaataatatcatGAGTTGACTTGACCGATAAAGGGATTGCAGGGGTTTATTTGGAGGATTAGAATTCTACTTGGTTGAAGGTCATTGATAAAATTTAGTCCAAGAAAAAAAGGCCAGTTCAGTGCAAATGTCATCGTCTAAATTAAGAAGCCCACAATAAAACTTGAAAGATGACTTAACAGACAGGTGGCAGATGGGATGTGAAAGTGCTTTCCATGCTGTGGTACTGCGGGGAATTCTGGGCCACCTGGTGATGTATGACACTCTCACCCTTCCTTAAAATCATCTCCCGTTTAAGCTCTACTATCAGCCCTCGTGCTCACTTCACATAAAACAGCTATTAAAAGGCACACACATGGCTCATGTGTAGGTAATGTGCGATAAATAGATGAGGGTGCGAGGCAGTCAAAGTCCCACTTCCTCTCTTAGCCACTCTCCACTACCTTAACTAGCTGGATCCCAGTGGGTTTCGTCAAAGCTGAAATGTCGTAAGCGATAAATGAGTAGCTACTGCTCTACTGGACCGTCACAAAGATTCAAGAACATTCAATCCCAAAGTGTTTTTGAAGCATACTGATGGCAGACTAAGCCAAGTGTCCACTGCTGTTCACACAGAACCAATCAAACCATCAGAGTAAGAGAGTGTTCTAGGTAAATGCCTCAACAGGCTTCATCAGATTAAATGACAATGTACTAAATATAAGCATCAACAGAGGATGGAAACTACATGTCCTATGAACGCAGCTGTCCTGGAAACAGCTTGTGTGAAATCACCATGGAGATCTCGTTACTACAACAGCCAGGCAGGTTCTCGCCAGTGAACACAGCAGTGAGGCTCCCCTGCTAATTGGAAACCATATGATTGTGATCTTTAAGGGAGTGTTAGCATATTGAAGATGCACAAGTGATGTGATTGTTAAGCACCATCTTAacaaaatatatactgtataacgATATAAATGTGTAGCCTGTCAAACATTTTGCCATACTGTTTATACCCTGGTAGCTACTATTTCAGTATCTCTGCATTTGGAGGTTTTGGCATCCATGTGTAAAAGTACCTTGAATTGAGAAGTGATCATGGAACAGCTGATTTAATGTGGTGTTACTGACATATTCCACATGTATCCCTCTTGCAGACAGCACTCAAGGAAATGTTTGGGCATTTGAAGTTGTGAAAATTAGCGTTTGTTGGCAGCTGCTAACAATGGAAATCCTGTTTTCTCTTGGTCAGTTTTCCTCCCAATGTGCACAGCTGTCGGGCTGAAAGTGTGGAGTTTGAtgtcttgctgctgctgcccgaGTGTAACATAGTGATCCAAGTGTTTCCTAAAGGAGATGAACTAAACCACCAAAGGCCACTGTCCCTGATAAGCTTTCATCCTTCCATTTTTCCTTCTGAACCCTGTTCCCCTTGAAACCCCATCCAAACCCCCTTCCCCCTCATCATGTATCTAAACATGAGAGGCTACCAGAAGCTACAGTATCTCATATACACCCACTACCCCTCCCACCCGGCCCAAACGCCCAGCCTTGTCTCACATAACCCTTATGACGAAAGGTCAACCCACTGCTCCCCTCTCGACTTCCAGGCACATGCCCCCGTAGGAGGCTGGTTTCCAGGGAAACATGATGGGGCGGACATGTGACAGTGATACTGTGAAGCAATAATAGCAGTAAGGGATAGACAGGATAAGCATGTCCATTCCACGAAAGACATACGTGTCCCTGGAAAGAGGTGCAAATCTCCTTggataaagtgtcataaaactTCACTACATCACAGATCATCTGGAGTGTGGAAGACTAGTTTATTAGAGTTTGTTACTAggtcattttttccccccaatgTGAAGACAAACTCTTTACTTGGAGGACCTCTATTGGTTTGGTGTCATGTTCAGAAATGAGAAAACCCAATTTAGATTTACCTCCACCTTTGCAGTCATAAGTCATGTCAACTTTTAAGctaatttatatttacatttttaatgaaagacATATCCAGAAATGTCCATTTAGCCTCAAGTCCTCCAGAAGTCGGGCAACCATTATGCAGGCTTGTATAATGGTGTGTTCCATTTGGACTCGGAAGTCTGAATTTCCAAGTTCCCTATCGGAAATTTCAACTGAAACGCTTCATGAAGTCGAGTTTCCAAGGCAGAGAGGCGGAAGAACCTCACCAATCCCAACCTtaaaatccaagatggctgtTCCGCACATCAACAGAAGTGAAAGCTGTAGTAATACACTGCTTAATAGCTCTTCTGTCTTATTTGTGTCTTATTAAATCAGTTGTACTTCTATCTGTGGACATGTTGCCGCTGCGTTtctatgcaaaaaaaaaaaaatcgcatCATGTGTTGTTAGTAACTCATATTGCTAACACTaacaacaaca encodes:
- the retreg1 gene encoding reticulophagy regulator 1, whose protein sequence is MLVSREVGTAGGGEAAAGPPGPPSQAQSEEETPLPGRAGCRLTGLVNWKQRPCRTSALFAAANTVFWFVAFSPFRAYSLLAILLAVLVVTVTVRDVARFRYTGAHLWRSMTASWEIIDSGQESRSGTGPQLSDSLRLFLQETSAFKQQNPGKFCLLVCSLCTFFAVLGRYIPGIVISYILVLGVFLWPLISSHEVGLWLEPVLQKLDFGIGELLRKIKENHEKRIMQAQTEKEGIESDLSSMFPKLDSTVCKEMSVSDTEVSDVTWTDNGTFNLSEGHTPQTENSEDLDREEVFTGGLPEFPSLDNGGTTNGDDDDDLSLGLPLPPTQPQQSMKSKHAPPPHEDQTTDRALELVNQMAGDFITAAVTAAIQERIEAAVGFTAPRNDPERSRLRDSTRLLELAEESDSEVEDFELLDQSELEQLEGELGLGEEKVQTKEEEQAKSDKSASTGFFTKLLRRH